One segment of Ricinus communis isolate WT05 ecotype wild-type chromosome 8, ASM1957865v1, whole genome shotgun sequence DNA contains the following:
- the LOC8275246 gene encoding uncharacterized protein LOC8275246 isoform X2, with amino-acid sequence MDSTNPNPPSVRVLTRPPTPAPSPDTQPLSSQSQTQLFPRSRDGVIVVGFISHNPDHSSQLINRVLDSNVFGSGHLDKLLSIDKEELKDWFKWRRISYYHDEEKGFLFLQFCSIRCPVVHGSSRSGLLQDLDSVLEENEFEDLQGLLFMFSVCHVIIYIQEGLRFDPHSLKKFRVLQAAKHALAPYVRSRSTPPLPSRPHSSSASSKPSPSTSSSPGRGGGIMSRNASAISLMSGLGSYTSLFPGNCTPVILFVFVDDLFDMPNPNSNVEESKDVPSLNQSSSMSSVARPNLPTKGSGSVVVLARPVNKSEGGFRKKLQSSLEAQIRFLIKKCRTLSGSESGHTGSRSGGVSNSAPLFSLDASRAVVLLDRLLNQKGESLEFASDLVEDILNGKATSDSLLLENHSQNANKEEIVSVKEFIHRQSDILRGRGGLVTSANTGPATGVGMVAVAAAAAAASAASGKTFTTPELPSMEVWLSTSQLILQGVLSAKRGCIDEPEVGKRKSRQRNSGPIQVEGFGPRGMDPLDVAVSLLESGRGLNTKFSTLWCERTLPTAKDVYLKDLPACYPTSQHEAHLEKALQAFHSLVRGPAVPLFTKRLEDECTSIWKSGRQLCDAVSLTGKPCKHQRHDVGNAEKELLNERPVKPHSSGYFFLHACACGRSRQLRSDPFDFQSANINSSCFQDCDKLLPAVQLPEQSNVGPVQSSSWSLIRVGGARYYEPAKGLLQSGFSASQKFLLKWTIVLEKPVSPNGLPAKTMRQGSVIRQGIDSLAEIDAKVDGKRTGATRLNLEDIQGGVENQGKLLENGKIGDKKNSFGRGIPNFTMRKPFSEVVAGSSTNDSGFPPLQQRKHPSSGTERGVKTNRARDRNAEHVHTTVDQGSKKYIDTISGQETLNRISISGEIDGDPCIQRGTNVVPMSINGGEMVKLNPALKHELVYVGFEHECPRGHRFLLSPDHLNEIGAPYSLPEVSQVPSVETSNYNFADAPYLGKNGVHAKMHRSSKGATVTAANKVRNVDKQKETGANGALHVDRLIQFPNAGKEHNHSIISEQKHLDFVKNLELDFHSISLDDGGSAFSMLNRNLPIYLNCPYCKRSKNKKDSQKTKFAGTISQLLRIFLVTPPSPIVLATCPVVQFELQTVNKSCSSALDAV; translated from the exons ATGGACTCAACCAACCCGAACCCACCTTCCGTGCGGGTCCTGACTCGTCCTCCCACTCCTGCACCCTCACCAGATACTCAACCATTATCTTCCCAATCGCAAACCCAATTGTTTCCTCGCTCTCGAGATGGCGTGATAGTAGTTGGGTTCATTTCGCATAACCCTGATCACTCTTCTCAGCTAATTAACCGCGTACTTGACTCCAATGTGTTCGGGTCGGGCCATCTTGATAAATTGCTGTCTATCGATAAAGAGGAACTGAAAGATTGGTTTAAGTGGAGGAGAATCAGTTATTATCATGATGAGGAAAAAGGGTTTTTATTCTTGCAGTTTTGTTCGATCCGGTGCCCTGTTGTTCATGGGTCTTCACGTTCGGGCTTGCTTCAGGATCTTGACTCTGTTTTGGAAGAGAATGAGTTTGAGGATCTTCAAGGGTTGCTTTTTATGTTCTCT GTCTGCcatgtaattatttatattcaagAGGGGTTGCGCTTCGACCCTCATAGTTTGAAAAAGTTTAGGGTGTTACAAGCGGCCAAGCATGCTTTAGCTCCATATGTAAGATCCAGAAGTACCCCACCATTGCCATCTAGGCCTCATTCTTCATCGGCTTCCTCTAAGCCATCCCCTTCTACTAGTTCCTCTCCGGGTAGAGGTGGCGGGATCATGAGCCGGAATGCTTCAGCTATTTCTCTCATGTCAGGTTTAGGTTCCTACACATCACTGTTTCCGGGAAATTGTACGCCAGTGATACTGTTTGTCTTTGTTGATGATCTGTTTGATATGCCTAATCCTAATTCTAATGTAGAGGAGTCAAAAGATGTCCCCTCCCTTAATCAGTCTTCTAGCATGAGTAGCGTAGCTAGGCCAAACTTACCCACAAAAGGTTCTGGTTCAGTTGTTGTGCTAGCACGTCCTGTTAATAAATCTGAAGGTGGCTTCAGGAAGAAATTGCAGTCATCTCTCGAGGCACAGATTCGTTTTCTTATTAAGAAATGCCGAACACTCTCCGGTTCTGAAAGTGGTCATACTGGTTCTAGAAGTGGAGGTGTTTCAAATTCTGCTCCTTTGTTTTCACTTGATGCTTCAAGGGCGGTTGTGCTGCTTGACAGATTACTAAATCAGAAAGGTGAATCTCTGGAGTTTGCTTCTGACCTTGTGGAAGATATTTTGAATGGAAAAGCAACCTCAGATTCTCTTTTACTTGAAAATCATAGCCAGAATGCAAACAAGGAGGAAATTGTATCTGTAAAGGAGTTCATTCACAGACAATCTGATATTCTGAGAGGTAGAGGGGGACTGGTCACTAGCGCCAACACTGGCCCAGCTACTGGAGTGGGTATGGTTGCTGTTGCTGCAGCTGCTGCTGCAGCCTCAGCTGCGTCTGGAAAGACATTTACAACACCTGAACTTCCGAGTATGGAAGTATGGTTATCGACCAGCCAATTGATTTTACAAGGAGTTCTCTCTGCAAAACGCGGGTGTATAGATGAACCTGAAGTTGGTAAGAGGAAATCTCGCCAACGAAATTCTGGTCCAATCCAAGTTGAAGGGTTTGGTCCAAGAGGCATGGATCCTTTGGATGTTGCAGTTTCTTTGCTAGAAAGTGGCAGAGGTCTGAATACAAAATTTTCAACTTTGTGGTGTGAAAGGACCCTTCCAACTGCCAAGGATGTCTATTTGAAGGACTTACCTGCTTGTTATCCCACATCACAGCATGAGGCCCATTTAGAAAAAGCTTTACAAGCTTTCCATTCATTGGTTAGGGGACCTGCAGTTCCCCTTTTCACAAAAAGGCTGGAGGATGAATGCACGTCCATTTGGAAATCTGGTAGGCAGCTATGTGATGCTGTTAGTTTGACGGGAAAACCGTGTAAGCACCAGAGACATGATGTTGGCAATGCTGAGAAAGAGTTGCTAAATGAAAGACCAGTGAAGCCGCATTCAAGTGGGTATTTTTTCCTTCATGCTTGTGCCTGTGGCCGCTCACGTCAACTACGATCAGATCCTTTTGACTTTCAATCAGCTAATATTAATTCCAGTTGCTTTCAGGACTGTGATAAACTGCTTCCTGCAGTTCAATTACCTGAGCAAAGCAATGTAGGACCTGTCCAGTCATCTTCATGGAGTTTGATCCGTGTTGGGGGGGCAAGATATTATGAACCTGCTAAGGGTTTACTTCAGAGTGGGTTCTCTGCCTCACAGAAGTTTCTCTTGAAATGGACAATAGTTTTGGAGAAACCAGTGAGCCCAAATGGTTTACCAGCCAAAACCATGAGACAAGGTTCTGTAATTAGACAAGGTATTGACTCACTGGCTGAAATTGATGCTAAGGTGGATGGAAAGAGAACTGGTGCCACAAGGTTGAACTTAGAAGATATACAGGGTGGGGTTGAAAATCAAGGAAAGCTGttagaaaatggaaaaattgGTGACAAAAAGAATAGTTTTGGTAGAGGTATTCCTAACTTCACAATGAGAAAACCTTTTTCTGAGGTTGTTGCTGGATCATCAACTAATGATTCAGGATTCCCTCCTCTCCAGCAGAGAAAACACCCTTCATCAGGTACAGAGAGAGGTGTAAAAACAAATAGGGCAAGAGATAGGAATGCAGAACATGTTCATACAACAGTTGATCAAGGATCCAAAAAATACATAGATACTATATCTGGTCAAGAAACCTTAAATAGAATATCCATCAGTGGTGAAATAGATGGTGATCCTTGTATACAGAGAGGAACTAATGTAGTTCCTATGAGCATTAACGGCGGTGAAATGGTTAAACTGAACCCTGCTTTGAAACATGAACTAGTTTATGTTGGTTTTGAGCATGAGTGCCCCCGTGGCCACCGTTTCTTATTAAGTCCAGACCACCTCAATGAAATAGGAGCTCCATATTCTTTACCTGAAGTTTCTCAAGTCCCTTCTGTGGAAACTTCAAACTATAATTTTGCAGATGCTCCATACTTGGGCAAGAATGGTGTTCATGCTAAAATGCATCGAAGCTCAAAGGGGGCAACAGTTACTGCTGCAAATAAAGTCAGGAATGTGGATAAGCAAAAAGAGACGGGGGCAAATGGTGCTCTACATGTTGATAGATTGATACAGTTCCCCAATGCAGGAAAGGAACATAATCACTCAATTATTAGTGAACAAAAGCACCTAGATTTTGTGAAAAATCTTGAACTGGACTTTCATTCTATTAGCCTTGATGATGGTGGAAGTGCTTTCTCCATGTTGAACAGAAACTTACCAATATATCTGAACTGTCCATACTGCAAGCGCAGTAAGAATAAGAAGGATTCGCAAAAGACTAAGTTTGCTGGTACAATATCACAGTTACTAAGGATTTTTTTG GTCACGCCCCCGTCTCCAATTGTATTAGCAACATGCCCAGTTGTACAATTTGAG TTGCAGACCGTGAACAAAAGTTGCAGTTCAGCCTTGGATGCCGTGTGA
- the LOC8275246 gene encoding uncharacterized protein LOC8275246 isoform X1, which translates to MDSTNPNPPSVRVLTRPPTPAPSPDTQPLSSQSQTQLFPRSRDGVIVVGFISHNPDHSSQLINRVLDSNVFGSGHLDKLLSIDKEELKDWFKWRRISYYHDEEKGFLFLQFCSIRCPVVHGSSRSGLLQDLDSVLEENEFEDLQGLLFMFSVCHVIIYIQEGLRFDPHSLKKFRVLQAAKHALAPYVRSRSTPPLPSRPHSSSASSKPSPSTSSSPGRGGGIMSRNASAISLMSGLGSYTSLFPGNCTPVILFVFVDDLFDMPNPNSNVEESKDVPSLNQSSSMSSVARPNLPTKGSGSVVVLARPVNKSEGGFRKKLQSSLEAQIRFLIKKCRTLSGSESGHTGSRSGGVSNSAPLFSLDASRAVVLLDRLLNQKGESLEFASDLVEDILNGKATSDSLLLENHSQNANKEEIVSVKEFIHRQSDILRGRGGLVTSANTGPATGVGMVAVAAAAAAASAASGKTFTTPELPSMEVWLSTSQLILQGVLSAKRGCIDEPEVGKRKSRQRNSGPIQVEGFGPRGMDPLDVAVSLLESGRGLNTKFSTLWCERTLPTAKDVYLKDLPACYPTSQHEAHLEKALQAFHSLVRGPAVPLFTKRLEDECTSIWKSGRQLCDAVSLTGKPCKHQRHDVGNAEKELLNERPVKPHSSGYFFLHACACGRSRQLRSDPFDFQSANINSSCFQDCDKLLPAVQLPEQSNVGPVQSSSWSLIRVGGARYYEPAKGLLQSGFSASQKFLLKWTIVLEKPVSPNGLPAKTMRQGSVIRQGIDSLAEIDAKVDGKRTGATRLNLEDIQGGVENQGKLLENGKIGDKKNSFGRGIPNFTMRKPFSEVVAGSSTNDSGFPPLQQRKHPSSGTERGVKTNRARDRNAEHVHTTVDQGSKKYIDTISGQETLNRISISGEIDGDPCIQRGTNVVPMSINGGEMVKLNPALKHELVYVGFEHECPRGHRFLLSPDHLNEIGAPYSLPEVSQVPSVETSNYNFADAPYLGKNGVHAKMHRSSKGATVTAANKVRNVDKQKETGANGALHVDRLIQFPNAGKEHNHSIISEQKHLDFVKNLELDFHSISLDDGGSAFSMLNRNLPIYLNCPYCKRSKNKKDSQKTKFAGTISQLLRIFLVTPPSPIVLATCPVVQFEASCLPLSVADREQKLQFSLGCRVILPPESFLALRLPFVYGVQLENRSPLPLNAFEHQPEMTAWIVKGTTLQVISKGSSLKEEIHT; encoded by the exons ATGGACTCAACCAACCCGAACCCACCTTCCGTGCGGGTCCTGACTCGTCCTCCCACTCCTGCACCCTCACCAGATACTCAACCATTATCTTCCCAATCGCAAACCCAATTGTTTCCTCGCTCTCGAGATGGCGTGATAGTAGTTGGGTTCATTTCGCATAACCCTGATCACTCTTCTCAGCTAATTAACCGCGTACTTGACTCCAATGTGTTCGGGTCGGGCCATCTTGATAAATTGCTGTCTATCGATAAAGAGGAACTGAAAGATTGGTTTAAGTGGAGGAGAATCAGTTATTATCATGATGAGGAAAAAGGGTTTTTATTCTTGCAGTTTTGTTCGATCCGGTGCCCTGTTGTTCATGGGTCTTCACGTTCGGGCTTGCTTCAGGATCTTGACTCTGTTTTGGAAGAGAATGAGTTTGAGGATCTTCAAGGGTTGCTTTTTATGTTCTCT GTCTGCcatgtaattatttatattcaagAGGGGTTGCGCTTCGACCCTCATAGTTTGAAAAAGTTTAGGGTGTTACAAGCGGCCAAGCATGCTTTAGCTCCATATGTAAGATCCAGAAGTACCCCACCATTGCCATCTAGGCCTCATTCTTCATCGGCTTCCTCTAAGCCATCCCCTTCTACTAGTTCCTCTCCGGGTAGAGGTGGCGGGATCATGAGCCGGAATGCTTCAGCTATTTCTCTCATGTCAGGTTTAGGTTCCTACACATCACTGTTTCCGGGAAATTGTACGCCAGTGATACTGTTTGTCTTTGTTGATGATCTGTTTGATATGCCTAATCCTAATTCTAATGTAGAGGAGTCAAAAGATGTCCCCTCCCTTAATCAGTCTTCTAGCATGAGTAGCGTAGCTAGGCCAAACTTACCCACAAAAGGTTCTGGTTCAGTTGTTGTGCTAGCACGTCCTGTTAATAAATCTGAAGGTGGCTTCAGGAAGAAATTGCAGTCATCTCTCGAGGCACAGATTCGTTTTCTTATTAAGAAATGCCGAACACTCTCCGGTTCTGAAAGTGGTCATACTGGTTCTAGAAGTGGAGGTGTTTCAAATTCTGCTCCTTTGTTTTCACTTGATGCTTCAAGGGCGGTTGTGCTGCTTGACAGATTACTAAATCAGAAAGGTGAATCTCTGGAGTTTGCTTCTGACCTTGTGGAAGATATTTTGAATGGAAAAGCAACCTCAGATTCTCTTTTACTTGAAAATCATAGCCAGAATGCAAACAAGGAGGAAATTGTATCTGTAAAGGAGTTCATTCACAGACAATCTGATATTCTGAGAGGTAGAGGGGGACTGGTCACTAGCGCCAACACTGGCCCAGCTACTGGAGTGGGTATGGTTGCTGTTGCTGCAGCTGCTGCTGCAGCCTCAGCTGCGTCTGGAAAGACATTTACAACACCTGAACTTCCGAGTATGGAAGTATGGTTATCGACCAGCCAATTGATTTTACAAGGAGTTCTCTCTGCAAAACGCGGGTGTATAGATGAACCTGAAGTTGGTAAGAGGAAATCTCGCCAACGAAATTCTGGTCCAATCCAAGTTGAAGGGTTTGGTCCAAGAGGCATGGATCCTTTGGATGTTGCAGTTTCTTTGCTAGAAAGTGGCAGAGGTCTGAATACAAAATTTTCAACTTTGTGGTGTGAAAGGACCCTTCCAACTGCCAAGGATGTCTATTTGAAGGACTTACCTGCTTGTTATCCCACATCACAGCATGAGGCCCATTTAGAAAAAGCTTTACAAGCTTTCCATTCATTGGTTAGGGGACCTGCAGTTCCCCTTTTCACAAAAAGGCTGGAGGATGAATGCACGTCCATTTGGAAATCTGGTAGGCAGCTATGTGATGCTGTTAGTTTGACGGGAAAACCGTGTAAGCACCAGAGACATGATGTTGGCAATGCTGAGAAAGAGTTGCTAAATGAAAGACCAGTGAAGCCGCATTCAAGTGGGTATTTTTTCCTTCATGCTTGTGCCTGTGGCCGCTCACGTCAACTACGATCAGATCCTTTTGACTTTCAATCAGCTAATATTAATTCCAGTTGCTTTCAGGACTGTGATAAACTGCTTCCTGCAGTTCAATTACCTGAGCAAAGCAATGTAGGACCTGTCCAGTCATCTTCATGGAGTTTGATCCGTGTTGGGGGGGCAAGATATTATGAACCTGCTAAGGGTTTACTTCAGAGTGGGTTCTCTGCCTCACAGAAGTTTCTCTTGAAATGGACAATAGTTTTGGAGAAACCAGTGAGCCCAAATGGTTTACCAGCCAAAACCATGAGACAAGGTTCTGTAATTAGACAAGGTATTGACTCACTGGCTGAAATTGATGCTAAGGTGGATGGAAAGAGAACTGGTGCCACAAGGTTGAACTTAGAAGATATACAGGGTGGGGTTGAAAATCAAGGAAAGCTGttagaaaatggaaaaattgGTGACAAAAAGAATAGTTTTGGTAGAGGTATTCCTAACTTCACAATGAGAAAACCTTTTTCTGAGGTTGTTGCTGGATCATCAACTAATGATTCAGGATTCCCTCCTCTCCAGCAGAGAAAACACCCTTCATCAGGTACAGAGAGAGGTGTAAAAACAAATAGGGCAAGAGATAGGAATGCAGAACATGTTCATACAACAGTTGATCAAGGATCCAAAAAATACATAGATACTATATCTGGTCAAGAAACCTTAAATAGAATATCCATCAGTGGTGAAATAGATGGTGATCCTTGTATACAGAGAGGAACTAATGTAGTTCCTATGAGCATTAACGGCGGTGAAATGGTTAAACTGAACCCTGCTTTGAAACATGAACTAGTTTATGTTGGTTTTGAGCATGAGTGCCCCCGTGGCCACCGTTTCTTATTAAGTCCAGACCACCTCAATGAAATAGGAGCTCCATATTCTTTACCTGAAGTTTCTCAAGTCCCTTCTGTGGAAACTTCAAACTATAATTTTGCAGATGCTCCATACTTGGGCAAGAATGGTGTTCATGCTAAAATGCATCGAAGCTCAAAGGGGGCAACAGTTACTGCTGCAAATAAAGTCAGGAATGTGGATAAGCAAAAAGAGACGGGGGCAAATGGTGCTCTACATGTTGATAGATTGATACAGTTCCCCAATGCAGGAAAGGAACATAATCACTCAATTATTAGTGAACAAAAGCACCTAGATTTTGTGAAAAATCTTGAACTGGACTTTCATTCTATTAGCCTTGATGATGGTGGAAGTGCTTTCTCCATGTTGAACAGAAACTTACCAATATATCTGAACTGTCCATACTGCAAGCGCAGTAAGAATAAGAAGGATTCGCAAAAGACTAAGTTTGCTGGTACAATATCACAGTTACTAAGGATTTTTTTG GTCACGCCCCCGTCTCCAATTGTATTAGCAACATGCCCAGTTGTACAATTTGAG GCATCATGCTTGCCGCTGTCAGTTGCAGACCGTGAACAAAAGTTGCAGTTCAGCCTTGGATGCCGTGTGATCCTACCACCTGAAAGTTTTCTTGCACTTAGACTCCCTTTCGTGTATGGTGTGCAATTAGAGAACAGGAGTCCTCTTCCTCTTAATGCTTTTGAACACCAACCAGAAATGACAGCTTGGATTGTGAAAGGCACAACACTGCAAGTCATTTCCAAGGGAAGCAGTCTGAAGGAGGAAATCCATACATAA
- the LOC8275246 gene encoding uncharacterized protein LOC8275246 isoform X3 has protein sequence MQVCHVIIYIQEGLRFDPHSLKKFRVLQAAKHALAPYVRSRSTPPLPSRPHSSSASSKPSPSTSSSPGRGGGIMSRNASAISLMSGLGSYTSLFPGNCTPVILFVFVDDLFDMPNPNSNVEESKDVPSLNQSSSMSSVARPNLPTKGSGSVVVLARPVNKSEGGFRKKLQSSLEAQIRFLIKKCRTLSGSESGHTGSRSGGVSNSAPLFSLDASRAVVLLDRLLNQKGESLEFASDLVEDILNGKATSDSLLLENHSQNANKEEIVSVKEFIHRQSDILRGRGGLVTSANTGPATGVGMVAVAAAAAAASAASGKTFTTPELPSMEVWLSTSQLILQGVLSAKRGCIDEPEVGKRKSRQRNSGPIQVEGFGPRGMDPLDVAVSLLESGRGLNTKFSTLWCERTLPTAKDVYLKDLPACYPTSQHEAHLEKALQAFHSLVRGPAVPLFTKRLEDECTSIWKSGRQLCDAVSLTGKPCKHQRHDVGNAEKELLNERPVKPHSSGYFFLHACACGRSRQLRSDPFDFQSANINSSCFQDCDKLLPAVQLPEQSNVGPVQSSSWSLIRVGGARYYEPAKGLLQSGFSASQKFLLKWTIVLEKPVSPNGLPAKTMRQGSVIRQGIDSLAEIDAKVDGKRTGATRLNLEDIQGGVENQGKLLENGKIGDKKNSFGRGIPNFTMRKPFSEVVAGSSTNDSGFPPLQQRKHPSSGTERGVKTNRARDRNAEHVHTTVDQGSKKYIDTISGQETLNRISISGEIDGDPCIQRGTNVVPMSINGGEMVKLNPALKHELVYVGFEHECPRGHRFLLSPDHLNEIGAPYSLPEVSQVPSVETSNYNFADAPYLGKNGVHAKMHRSSKGATVTAANKVRNVDKQKETGANGALHVDRLIQFPNAGKEHNHSIISEQKHLDFVKNLELDFHSISLDDGGSAFSMLNRNLPIYLNCPYCKRSKNKKDSQKTKFAGTISQLLRIFLVTPPSPIVLATCPVVQFEASCLPLSVADREQKLQFSLGCRVILPPESFLALRLPFVYGVQLENRSPLPLNAFEHQPEMTAWIVKGTTLQVISKGSSLKEEIHT, from the exons ATGCAGGTCTGCcatgtaattatttatattcaagAGGGGTTGCGCTTCGACCCTCATAGTTTGAAAAAGTTTAGGGTGTTACAAGCGGCCAAGCATGCTTTAGCTCCATATGTAAGATCCAGAAGTACCCCACCATTGCCATCTAGGCCTCATTCTTCATCGGCTTCCTCTAAGCCATCCCCTTCTACTAGTTCCTCTCCGGGTAGAGGTGGCGGGATCATGAGCCGGAATGCTTCAGCTATTTCTCTCATGTCAGGTTTAGGTTCCTACACATCACTGTTTCCGGGAAATTGTACGCCAGTGATACTGTTTGTCTTTGTTGATGATCTGTTTGATATGCCTAATCCTAATTCTAATGTAGAGGAGTCAAAAGATGTCCCCTCCCTTAATCAGTCTTCTAGCATGAGTAGCGTAGCTAGGCCAAACTTACCCACAAAAGGTTCTGGTTCAGTTGTTGTGCTAGCACGTCCTGTTAATAAATCTGAAGGTGGCTTCAGGAAGAAATTGCAGTCATCTCTCGAGGCACAGATTCGTTTTCTTATTAAGAAATGCCGAACACTCTCCGGTTCTGAAAGTGGTCATACTGGTTCTAGAAGTGGAGGTGTTTCAAATTCTGCTCCTTTGTTTTCACTTGATGCTTCAAGGGCGGTTGTGCTGCTTGACAGATTACTAAATCAGAAAGGTGAATCTCTGGAGTTTGCTTCTGACCTTGTGGAAGATATTTTGAATGGAAAAGCAACCTCAGATTCTCTTTTACTTGAAAATCATAGCCAGAATGCAAACAAGGAGGAAATTGTATCTGTAAAGGAGTTCATTCACAGACAATCTGATATTCTGAGAGGTAGAGGGGGACTGGTCACTAGCGCCAACACTGGCCCAGCTACTGGAGTGGGTATGGTTGCTGTTGCTGCAGCTGCTGCTGCAGCCTCAGCTGCGTCTGGAAAGACATTTACAACACCTGAACTTCCGAGTATGGAAGTATGGTTATCGACCAGCCAATTGATTTTACAAGGAGTTCTCTCTGCAAAACGCGGGTGTATAGATGAACCTGAAGTTGGTAAGAGGAAATCTCGCCAACGAAATTCTGGTCCAATCCAAGTTGAAGGGTTTGGTCCAAGAGGCATGGATCCTTTGGATGTTGCAGTTTCTTTGCTAGAAAGTGGCAGAGGTCTGAATACAAAATTTTCAACTTTGTGGTGTGAAAGGACCCTTCCAACTGCCAAGGATGTCTATTTGAAGGACTTACCTGCTTGTTATCCCACATCACAGCATGAGGCCCATTTAGAAAAAGCTTTACAAGCTTTCCATTCATTGGTTAGGGGACCTGCAGTTCCCCTTTTCACAAAAAGGCTGGAGGATGAATGCACGTCCATTTGGAAATCTGGTAGGCAGCTATGTGATGCTGTTAGTTTGACGGGAAAACCGTGTAAGCACCAGAGACATGATGTTGGCAATGCTGAGAAAGAGTTGCTAAATGAAAGACCAGTGAAGCCGCATTCAAGTGGGTATTTTTTCCTTCATGCTTGTGCCTGTGGCCGCTCACGTCAACTACGATCAGATCCTTTTGACTTTCAATCAGCTAATATTAATTCCAGTTGCTTTCAGGACTGTGATAAACTGCTTCCTGCAGTTCAATTACCTGAGCAAAGCAATGTAGGACCTGTCCAGTCATCTTCATGGAGTTTGATCCGTGTTGGGGGGGCAAGATATTATGAACCTGCTAAGGGTTTACTTCAGAGTGGGTTCTCTGCCTCACAGAAGTTTCTCTTGAAATGGACAATAGTTTTGGAGAAACCAGTGAGCCCAAATGGTTTACCAGCCAAAACCATGAGACAAGGTTCTGTAATTAGACAAGGTATTGACTCACTGGCTGAAATTGATGCTAAGGTGGATGGAAAGAGAACTGGTGCCACAAGGTTGAACTTAGAAGATATACAGGGTGGGGTTGAAAATCAAGGAAAGCTGttagaaaatggaaaaattgGTGACAAAAAGAATAGTTTTGGTAGAGGTATTCCTAACTTCACAATGAGAAAACCTTTTTCTGAGGTTGTTGCTGGATCATCAACTAATGATTCAGGATTCCCTCCTCTCCAGCAGAGAAAACACCCTTCATCAGGTACAGAGAGAGGTGTAAAAACAAATAGGGCAAGAGATAGGAATGCAGAACATGTTCATACAACAGTTGATCAAGGATCCAAAAAATACATAGATACTATATCTGGTCAAGAAACCTTAAATAGAATATCCATCAGTGGTGAAATAGATGGTGATCCTTGTATACAGAGAGGAACTAATGTAGTTCCTATGAGCATTAACGGCGGTGAAATGGTTAAACTGAACCCTGCTTTGAAACATGAACTAGTTTATGTTGGTTTTGAGCATGAGTGCCCCCGTGGCCACCGTTTCTTATTAAGTCCAGACCACCTCAATGAAATAGGAGCTCCATATTCTTTACCTGAAGTTTCTCAAGTCCCTTCTGTGGAAACTTCAAACTATAATTTTGCAGATGCTCCATACTTGGGCAAGAATGGTGTTCATGCTAAAATGCATCGAAGCTCAAAGGGGGCAACAGTTACTGCTGCAAATAAAGTCAGGAATGTGGATAAGCAAAAAGAGACGGGGGCAAATGGTGCTCTACATGTTGATAGATTGATACAGTTCCCCAATGCAGGAAAGGAACATAATCACTCAATTATTAGTGAACAAAAGCACCTAGATTTTGTGAAAAATCTTGAACTGGACTTTCATTCTATTAGCCTTGATGATGGTGGAAGTGCTTTCTCCATGTTGAACAGAAACTTACCAATATATCTGAACTGTCCATACTGCAAGCGCAGTAAGAATAAGAAGGATTCGCAAAAGACTAAGTTTGCTGGTACAATATCACAGTTACTAAGGATTTTTTTG GTCACGCCCCCGTCTCCAATTGTATTAGCAACATGCCCAGTTGTACAATTTGAG GCATCATGCTTGCCGCTGTCAGTTGCAGACCGTGAACAAAAGTTGCAGTTCAGCCTTGGATGCCGTGTGATCCTACCACCTGAAAGTTTTCTTGCACTTAGACTCCCTTTCGTGTATGGTGTGCAATTAGAGAACAGGAGTCCTCTTCCTCTTAATGCTTTTGAACACCAACCAGAAATGACAGCTTGGATTGTGAAAGGCACAACACTGCAAGTCATTTCCAAGGGAAGCAGTCTGAAGGAGGAAATCCATACATAA